Proteins encoded in a region of the Piliocolobus tephrosceles isolate RC106 chromosome 18, ASM277652v3, whole genome shotgun sequence genome:
- the CHMP1B gene encoding charged multivesicular body protein 1b: MSNMEKHLFNLKFAAKELSRSAKKCDKEEKAEKAKIKKAIQKGNMEVARIHAENAIRQKNQAVNFLRMSARVDAVAARVQTAVTMGKVTKSMAGVVKSMDATLKTMNLEKISALMDKFEHQFETLDVQTQQMEDTMSSTTTLTTPQNQVDMLLQEMADEAGLDLNMELPQGQTGSVGTSVASAEQDELSQRLARLRDQV, translated from the coding sequence atgtccaacatggagaaacacctgTTCAACCTGAAGTTCGCGGCCAAAGAACTGAGCAGGAGTGCCAAAAAATGCGATAAGGAGGAAAAGGCCGAAAAGGCCAAAATTAAAAAGGCCATTCAGAAGGGCAACATGGAAGTTGCGAGGATACACGCCGAAAATGCCATCCGCCAGAAGAACCAGGCGGTGAATTTCTTGAGAATGAGTGCGCGAGTCGATGCGGTGGCTGCCAGGGTCCAGACGGCGGTGACGATGGGCAAGGTGACCAAGTCGATGGCTGGTGTGGTTAAGTCAATGGATGCGACACTGAAGACCATGAATCTGGAGAAGATTTCTGCCTTGATGGACAAATTCGAGCACCAGTTTGAAACTCTGGACGTCCAGACGCAGCAAATGGAAGACACGATGAGCAGCACGACGACGCTCACCACTCCCCAGAACCAAGTGGATATGCTGCTCCAGGAAATGGCAGATGAGGCGGGCCTCGACCTCAACATGGAGCTGCCGCAGGGGCAGACCGGCTCCGTGGGCACGAGCGTGGCTTCGGCGGAGCAGGATGAACTGTCTCAGAGACTGGCCCGCCTTCGGGATCAAGTGTGA